The Clostridioides sp. ES-S-0010-02 genome window below encodes:
- a CDS encoding DEAD/DEAH box helicase: MKIDMIYKLIKRNTEPSRWSRGIKYYSNQLVDYIDIDIDDLQNNLLTFRGGVNSEDNYSFYFNSITIDIKHFKIIESDCSCVDCQSNITNRGIFICKHLVAIVIKSLKQIKSKNDIPPVLIDILDDDKDKLSKTDSKVGLDLSKQLLSFLNDTKKERVNLDVLLNIDSNKAIAEFKIGIDKMYVLKNITEFAYSKLNGYELEFGKKFIYNPNIHYFADEDEKLIDMIEEYGTNLSYNFSSSYSKKFMEINMSSLKQFLNALKDKDFTLIFSKKEYHPKVSSDILPIKFNFKNIEDKIVLSSKDLLPVPLSRKGDVLLYENNIYLLSHKKARDYSKIYQVLSKSKELKFDKEDSKDVLGLLVPKLKSISKEVYLDENIKNNIANNFETEFYFDIIGGNVCCDIKYIYDDESGKKFILPNIQKEAKIENKMLSSQFVKENNRYTFKGTDYDLFTFLDSQLESLKEFGDIYYSEKFKLKKIYNSSSIQASINQTNQNYLEFNFNISDINPKEYKDILKALQEKRTFYKLKDGSFIDLSEKETKDFFELVENLDVIDKSKDNKIHNNKALYINEMIKGKDLKFITGKNELENTCAKFRNFNVINSEIPSNLKANLRDYQINGFNWFKVLDFYKFGGILADEMGLGKTIQTITFLLSVFNKKSIIVTPTSLIYNWKNEFEKFAPDIKVLLIHGNKKDREKCFREINDFNVVLTTYGTLRNDLEKYNEIIFDYCVIDEAQNIKNPVALVTEAVKNINAKNKFALTGTPMENNLVELWSIFDFIMPGYLYSRGKFQELFINKEDNVENLKRLIKPFILRRSKKEVMKELPDKIEKNFFVELNKEQKKIYSVYAKDIQDKMKDKNLKKDKIVIFSYLTKLRQLCLDPSIVVKDYNKKSSKIETCLEILRDSINENHKILLFSQFTSVLKNIGKELDKCKIAYHYIDGKTNAKERLELVDKFNNSTDKKVFLISLKAGGTGLNLTTADIVIHFDPWWNPSVENQASDRAHRFGQKNVVQVIKLIAKGTIEEKIIKLQENKKELINQFINGELSNEGVLRSLSDSEIMDLFN, from the coding sequence ATGAAAATAGATATGATATATAAATTAATCAAAAGAAATACAGAACCATCAAGATGGTCAAGAGGTATAAAATACTATAGTAATCAATTAGTTGATTATATAGACATTGATATTGATGACTTACAAAATAACTTGCTAACATTTCGTGGTGGAGTCAATTCTGAGGATAATTATAGCTTTTATTTTAATTCAATAACAATAGATATAAAACACTTTAAAATAATTGAAAGTGACTGTAGTTGTGTTGATTGTCAATCAAATATTACAAATCGAGGCATCTTTATATGTAAACATCTAGTTGCTATTGTGATAAAAAGCCTAAAGCAAATAAAAAGTAAAAATGACATTCCTCCTGTTCTAATAGATATATTAGATGATGATAAAGATAAACTTTCTAAGACTGATTCTAAAGTCGGCTTGGACTTAAGTAAACAACTACTTTCTTTTTTAAATGATACTAAAAAAGAAAGAGTCAATTTAGATGTATTATTAAACATTGATTCAAACAAAGCAATTGCTGAGTTTAAAATTGGAATCGATAAAATGTATGTTTTAAAAAATATCACTGAATTTGCATATTCAAAACTTAATGGATATGAATTGGAGTTTGGAAAAAAATTTATTTATAATCCTAACATCCATTATTTTGCTGATGAAGATGAGAAGTTAATAGATATGATAGAAGAATATGGAACAAATCTTTCATATAATTTTTCTTCGTCATACTCAAAAAAGTTCATGGAAATAAATATGAGTTCTCTGAAACAATTTTTGAATGCTCTTAAGGACAAGGATTTTACTCTAATTTTTTCTAAGAAAGAATATCATCCAAAAGTATCAAGTGATATTTTACCAATAAAATTTAATTTTAAAAATATAGAAGATAAAATTGTCTTATCCTCCAAAGACTTACTACCTGTTCCACTTAGTAGAAAAGGTGATGTACTTTTATATGAGAATAATATCTACTTATTGTCTCATAAAAAGGCTCGAGATTATTCAAAAATCTATCAAGTATTATCAAAATCTAAGGAATTAAAATTTGATAAAGAAGACTCTAAAGATGTTTTAGGGCTATTAGTGCCTAAATTAAAGTCAATATCCAAAGAAGTTTATTTGGATGAAAACATAAAAAATAATATAGCAAATAATTTTGAAACAGAGTTTTACTTTGATATAATTGGTGGCAATGTATGTTGCGACATAAAGTATATCTATGATGATGAAAGTGGTAAAAAATTTATACTTCCCAATATACAAAAGGAGGCTAAAATTGAAAATAAAATGCTTTCTTCACAATTTGTAAAAGAAAATAACAGATATACATTTAAAGGAACTGACTATGACCTATTTACATTTTTAGATTCACAGTTAGAATCTTTAAAGGAATTTGGAGATATCTATTATTCTGAAAAGTTTAAATTGAAGAAAATATATAATTCTTCATCAATTCAAGCTTCAATTAATCAAACTAATCAAAATTATCTAGAATTTAATTTTAATATATCTGATATAAATCCAAAAGAGTACAAAGATATTCTAAAAGCTCTCCAAGAAAAACGTACTTTTTATAAGCTAAAAGATGGAAGTTTTATAGACTTATCAGAAAAAGAAACTAAAGATTTTTTTGAACTGGTTGAAAATTTGGATGTAATTGATAAATCAAAAGATAATAAAATTCATAATAATAAAGCTCTATATATAAATGAAATGATAAAAGGTAAAGATTTAAAATTTATAACTGGTAAAAATGAATTAGAAAATACATGTGCTAAATTTAGAAATTTTAATGTTATAAATTCAGAAATTCCAAGTAATTTAAAAGCAAATCTACGTGACTACCAAATAAATGGTTTTAATTGGTTTAAAGTTTTAGATTTTTATAAATTTGGTGGTATATTAGCTGATGAAATGGGTCTTGGAAAAACAATACAAACTATTACATTTTTACTATCTGTATTCAATAAAAAAAGTATTATTGTTACGCCAACATCACTTATTTATAATTGGAAAAATGAATTTGAAAAATTTGCTCCAGATATAAAAGTTCTATTGATACATGGAAATAAAAAAGATAGAGAAAAGTGCTTTAGAGAAATAAACGATTTTAATGTAGTCCTTACAACATATGGTACTCTTAGAAATGACTTAGAAAAATATAATGAAATAATTTTTGATTATTGTGTAATAGATGAGGCTCAAAACATTAAAAATCCAGTGGCTTTAGTAACAGAAGCTGTAAAAAATATAAATGCAAAAAATAAATTTGCACTTACTGGTACACCTATGGAAAACAATTTAGTAGAGTTATGGTCTATATTTGATTTTATAATGCCTGGATATTTATATAGTAGAGGAAAATTTCAAGAGTTATTTATAAATAAAGAAGATAATGTTGAAAATTTAAAAAGACTTATAAAGCCTTTTATTCTTAGAAGAAGTAAAAAAGAAGTAATGAAAGAACTCCCAGACAAGATTGAGAAAAACTTTTTTGTTGAATTAAATAAGGAACAGAAAAAAATATATAGTGTGTATGCAAAAGATATACAAGATAAAATGAAAGATAAAAATCTTAAGAAAGATAAAATAGTTATTTTCTCTTATTTAACTAAACTAAGACAGCTTTGTTTAGACCCAAGTATAGTGGTAAAAGATTATAATAAAAAAAGTTCAAAAATAGAAACATGTCTAGAAATACTTAGAGATAGTATAAATGAAAATCACAAGATATTATTATTTTCACAATTTACATCTGTCCTTAAAAATATAGGCAAGGAACTTGATAAGTGTAAAATTGCATATCACTATATAGATGGTAAAACTAATGCTAAAGAAAGGCTTGAACTTGTAGATAAATTTAATAATAGTACTGACAAAAAAGTTTTTTTAATATCTTTAAAGGCAGGTGGTACAGGATTAAATCTTACAACTGCTGATATTGTAATTCACTTTGACCCATGGTGGAATCCATCAGTAGAAAATCAAGCTAGTGACAGAGCTCATAGATTCGGTCAAAAAAATGTAGTACAAGTTATAAAGTTAATTGCTAAAGGCACTATAGAAGAAAAGATAATAAAATTACAAGAAAATAAAAAAGAGCTTATAAATCAATTTATAAATGGAGAGCTTTCTAACGAAGGTGTATTAAGAAGTTTATCTGATAGTGAGATAATGGACTTGTTTAATTGA
- a CDS encoding molybdopterin-dependent oxidoreductase: protein MYNNYSVLYLSLGKEDIDMDSYKLIKAKIPCKETGIEIKKTLCDICSPGIHCGIDAYVKDGKVIKIEGTKEHPMNRGLLCTKGLCNREYMYREDRIKTPLKRIGKRGEGKFKPISWEEAYSEIGGKLNKIKDEYGAKHVAFFTGYGKWYRPFLQRFASSFGSPNYGTESSSCSTSAQMAGNVATGRNFTMQDMENANTYLGWGFNPYYSKFLNSVNLSKLKEKGLKFIIVDPRITPTTQKISDLHLRVKPGTDGALALGMANLFIEKDLIDKEYIEKHVHGFDEYKEYVKLFDLDTVNKITGVSKDDIVKAVEMLSKGPFCINESAAPVVHHQNGFQNYRAMMSLSAITGNYDKIGGNIPKQDYFAGKVGGFQTLEKEFVKEVLPKNINERIGGERFPLWNEMVNQFQAMDLTRQIEEKTPYEIKALFCHGINARMFPNSGRLFNALNTVDFFVNIDLFMTDASKYADILLPACTSFEREECKSYPGGYITYTKKVIDTLYDSKSDVEILSDLANVMDIDDDFLKAGYEASIRHMFKGTCVDVDELKESDSPLKCKDFKSYEVGSYTMEGYDTSTSKFELKSTIIEKYKDFGLDTLPTYKEFNDDIDEYNYLLTSGARIPNALHSRLHDVKLSRILKNEASCDISSLDAKDLGINNGDYIKITTKIGSLNVKVNVTDRVLYKNIHMYHGYREADVNSIICDNFDPYSGFPAYRSCKCKIEKVNK, encoded by the coding sequence ATGTATAATAATTATAGTGTTTTATATTTATCATTGGGAAAGGAAGATATTGATATGGATAGTTATAAATTGATTAAGGCTAAGATACCATGTAAGGAAACAGGAATAGAAATAAAGAAGACTTTATGTGATATTTGTTCTCCAGGAATTCATTGTGGAATTGATGCATATGTCAAAGATGGCAAAGTAATAAAAATAGAAGGAACAAAAGAGCATCCAATGAACAGAGGGTTGTTGTGTACAAAGGGGCTTTGTAATAGAGAATATATGTATCGAGAAGATAGAATAAAAACACCACTGAAGAGGATTGGAAAAAGAGGTGAAGGAAAGTTTAAGCCAATATCATGGGAAGAAGCTTATAGTGAAATAGGGGGAAAATTAAATAAAATAAAAGACGAATATGGAGCAAAACATGTAGCATTTTTTACAGGGTATGGAAAGTGGTATAGACCGTTTTTACAAAGGTTTGCATCTTCATTTGGTTCTCCTAATTATGGTACAGAATCAAGCTCCTGTTCAACATCAGCACAGATGGCTGGAAATGTTGCAACTGGGAGAAATTTTACAATGCAGGATATGGAAAATGCAAATACTTATTTAGGTTGGGGGTTTAATCCATACTACTCTAAATTTTTAAATAGTGTAAATTTAAGTAAACTAAAGGAAAAAGGTTTAAAATTTATAATTGTAGACCCTAGGATAACACCAACAACTCAAAAAATATCAGATTTGCACTTGAGAGTTAAGCCTGGTACTGATGGAGCTTTAGCTCTAGGAATGGCTAATTTATTTATAGAAAAAGATTTGATAGATAAAGAATACATAGAAAAACATGTACATGGGTTTGATGAATACAAGGAATATGTAAAATTATTTGATTTAGATACTGTCAACAAAATTACAGGGGTTTCTAAAGATGATATAGTAAAAGCTGTAGAGATGTTATCGAAAGGTCCATTTTGTATAAATGAAAGTGCTGCTCCAGTAGTTCATCACCAAAATGGATTTCAAAATTATAGGGCAATGATGTCTCTATCTGCTATAACAGGTAATTATGATAAAATTGGAGGTAACATACCAAAACAAGATTATTTTGCTGGTAAGGTAGGAGGATTTCAAACATTAGAAAAAGAGTTTGTAAAAGAAGTGCTACCTAAAAATATAAATGAAAGAATTGGTGGGGAAAGATTTCCTCTTTGGAATGAAATGGTAAATCAATTTCAAGCTATGGATTTAACTCGACAAATAGAAGAAAAGACACCTTATGAAATAAAAGCATTGTTTTGTCATGGTATAAATGCTAGAATGTTTCCTAATTCAGGTAGGCTTTTTAACGCTCTAAACACTGTAGATTTCTTTGTCAATATAGATTTATTTATGACAGATGCATCAAAATATGCAGATATACTTTTACCTGCATGCACATCTTTTGAAAGAGAAGAATGTAAGAGTTATCCAGGTGGATATATTACATATACGAAAAAAGTAATTGATACATTATATGATTCAAAATCAGATGTAGAAATACTTTCTGACTTAGCAAATGTTATGGACATAGATGATGATTTCTTAAAAGCAGGTTATGAAGCAAGTATAAGACATATGTTTAAAGGAACTTGTGTAGATGTAGATGAACTTAAAGAAAGTGATTCACCATTGAAATGTAAAGATTTTAAATCATATGAGGTAGGTTCGTATACAATGGAAGGTTATGATACTAGTACATCTAAGTTTGAATTAAAATCTACAATTATTGAAAAATATAAAGATTTTGGATTAGATACATTACCAACATACAAAGAATTTAATGATGATATAGATGAGTATAATTACCTATTAACATCAGGTGCAAGAATTCCAAATGCATTACACTCAAGACTTCATGATGTTAAGCTTTCGAGAATATTAAAAAATGAGGCTAGTTGTGACATTTCTAGTTTAGATGCAAAAGACTTAGGTATTAATAATGGAGATTATATAAAAATAACTACTAAAATAGGAAGTTTGAATGTCAAGGTCAATGTTACTGATAGAGTTTTATATAAAAACATACATATGTATCATGGATATAGAGAAGCTGATGTAAATAGTATCATCTGTGATAATTTTGACCCTTATAGTGGATTCCCTGCATATAGAAGTTGTAAGTGTAAGATTGAAAAAGTGAATAAATAA
- a CDS encoding 4Fe-4S binding protein, which yields MKSLFEFNKELCTACGACLLACIDQNDNDIDKGEFFRHVFTVEEKEKVEYFSLSCVHCDEAKCVDVCPKDCFKKENKFVILDNQDCIGCKLCEKTCEYGALIYGNDGKANKCNGCVERNEWGMDAPCVMVCPTGALKFNMEVD from the coding sequence ATGAAAAGTTTATTTGAATTCAATAAAGAGTTATGTACAGCATGTGGGGCTTGTTTGCTTGCTTGTATAGACCAAAATGATAATGACATAGATAAGGGTGAATTTTTTAGACATGTATTTACAGTGGAAGAAAAAGAAAAGGTAGAATATTTTTCATTATCATGTGTTCATTGTGATGAAGCAAAATGTGTAGATGTATGTCCTAAAGATTGTTTTAAAAAAGAAAATAAATTTGTCATATTAGATAATCAAGATTGTATAGGATGTAAACTTTGTGAAAAAACTTGTGAATATGGAGCTTTGATTTATGGAAATGATGGTAAAGCAAACAAGTGTAATGGTTGTGTTGAACGAAATGAGTGGGGTATGGATGCACCTTGTGTAATGGTATGTCCTACAGGAGCATTAAAGTTTAATATGGAAGTAGATTAA
- a CDS encoding AAA family ATPase: MNAEKINQYIRSVKLNRKGIHSINEYPFNLPIVKNLYQLEFHKNVTFIIGENGSGKSTLLEAIAIEYGFNPEGGTKNFGFSTYNSHSELHKYITITKGPKKPKQNFFLRAESFYNVATAIDKASRFSSGVKTINYYGGVSLHEQSHGESFFSLFIHKFSKEGIYILDEPEAALSPARQMAFITRLHELVTQNCQFIIATHSPILICYPNSIIYEINENGINKVKCEDSENYQLTQDFLNHKEKFLNMLID, from the coding sequence TTGAATGCTGAAAAAATAAATCAATATATTAGGTCAGTTAAACTAAACAGAAAAGGTATACATAGTATAAATGAATATCCATTTAATCTACCAATAGTAAAAAACTTATATCAACTTGAGTTTCATAAAAACGTAACTTTTATAATTGGTGAAAATGGAAGTGGAAAATCAACATTATTAGAAGCAATAGCTATTGAATATGGATTCAACCCTGAAGGTGGTACAAAAAACTTTGGCTTTAGTACTTATAATAGCCACTCTGAACTTCATAAATATATAACAATCACAAAAGGACCTAAAAAACCTAAGCAAAATTTTTTCTTGAGAGCTGAATCTTTTTATAATGTAGCTACTGCAATAGATAAAGCTTCTAGGTTTTCGTCAGGAGTAAAAACTATAAACTATTATGGAGGAGTATCATTGCATGAACAATCTCATGGTGAATCATTCTTCTCATTATTTATTCATAAATTTTCTAAAGAAGGAATATATATATTAGATGAACCAGAGGCAGCACTTTCACCTGCTAGACAGATGGCTTTTATAACAAGATTACACGAATTAGTAACCCAAAATTGCCAATTCATCATAGCAACACACTCACCCATATTAATTTGTTATCCTAATTCAATCATCTATGAAATAAATGAGAATGGCATTAATAAAGTTAAATGCGAAGATAGTGAAAATTATCAACTTACTCAAGATTTTTTAAATCATAAAGAAAAATTCTTAAACATGTTAATTGATTAG
- a CDS encoding DUF2975 domain-containing protein has translation MSDKFIKNLLNGILQILFFLLALVLSVGGIKGFSYICFSGEATIQSFISGMLRFSLVVSYFIIVKSLLEILNSSEYSLFINENAKRFRLIGYLLLLNSVIEFSSTFGTTGTGMRFLDLGFGFYFTVPTLVYFVVALMSFVISDGFKKAIKIKEDNDLII, from the coding sequence GTGTCTGATAAATTTATAAAAAATCTATTAAATGGTATATTACAAATTTTATTTTTTCTTTTAGCATTAGTACTTTCTGTAGGAGGAATTAAAGGCTTTAGTTATATTTGTTTTAGTGGTGAAGCAACTATACAAAGTTTTATATCTGGTATGTTAAGGTTTTCTTTGGTTGTATCATATTTTATTATAGTAAAGTCATTGTTAGAAATATTAAATAGTTCTGAATATAGCTTATTCATAAATGAAAATGCAAAAAGATTTAGACTTATTGGCTATCTTTTACTTTTAAATTCTGTTATAGAATTTAGTTCAACTTTCGGTACTACTGGAACAGGAATGAGGTTCCTAGATTTAGGATTCGGATTTTACTTCACAGTCCCAACTCTTGTATATTTTGTGGTTGCTCTTATGAGTTTTGTGATTTCAGACGGATTTAAGAAGGCAATAAAGATAAAAGAAGATAATGATTTAATTATTTAG
- a CDS encoding amino acid ABC transporter ATP-binding protein: MIKVENLHKSFKGTEVLKGINLEINQSEVVAILGPSGTGKSTLLRCLNYLVEPTKGKIMIGDVKVDVEKATKKDIANLRKHTSMVFQNYNLFKNKTALENVMEALIAVHKKSKQEAREISIKLIEKVGMLDRKDFYPSKLSGGQQQRIGIARAMAVNPNVILFDEPTSALDPELVGEVLSVIKSLAKDGITMLIVTHEINFAKEVADKIIFMDNGVIAEEGTPDEIFNNPKNERTAKFLNIIRKEEVFN; this comes from the coding sequence ATGATAAAAGTAGAGAATTTACATAAAAGTTTTAAAGGTACAGAAGTTCTTAAAGGTATAAATTTAGAAATAAATCAAAGTGAAGTAGTAGCTATACTTGGTCCATCTGGAACAGGTAAATCTACGTTACTTAGATGTTTAAATTATTTAGTTGAGCCTACAAAAGGAAAAATAATGATTGGAGATGTAAAAGTAGATGTAGAAAAAGCAACAAAAAAGGATATAGCAAATTTAAGAAAACATACATCTATGGTATTCCAAAATTATAACCTATTTAAAAATAAAACAGCATTAGAAAATGTAATGGAAGCATTGATAGCGGTACATAAAAAGAGTAAACAAGAAGCTAGAGAAATTTCGATAAAATTAATAGAAAAAGTTGGGATGTTAGATAGAAAAGATTTTTATCCATCAAAGTTATCTGGAGGTCAGCAACAAAGAATAGGTATAGCTAGAGCGATGGCAGTAAATCCAAATGTAATATTATTTGATGAACCAACATCTGCACTTGACCCAGAACTTGTTGGAGAAGTTTTAAGTGTTATAAAATCGCTTGCAAAAGATGGAATAACAATGCTTATTGTGACTCACGAAATAAATTTTGCAAAAGAAGTTGCTGATAAAATTATATTTATGGATAATGGTGTGATAGCTGAAGAAGGAACTCCTGATGAAATATTTAATAATCCAAAAAATGAAAGAACGGCAAAATTTTTAAATATTATTAGGAAAGAAGAAGTATTTAATTAA
- a CDS encoding Crp/Fnr family transcriptional regulator: protein MQQGSDYLKKFLEKHINLLRRISLFEGIKDDELEAMLECLGVTDKTYPKDDIIFSVGNEVTSIGIMLKGSAHIIKEDIEGNRNIVAELLPGDLFGEVFACTRLHKSTVTVVTTSSCEVLFIKFKSVTGICSSTCEFHNRLVENMLQLIAEKNILLHNKIELLSCKTTREKLLMYFSNQIERTGNYKFTIPFSRNEMADFLCVDRSSMSRELGKMRDEGLLSFNKNKFEIFCFQNKFDI from the coding sequence ATGCAACAAGGAAGTGATTATTTGAAAAAATTTTTAGAAAAACATATAAATCTATTAAGAAGGATTTCTCTGTTTGAAGGGATTAAAGATGATGAACTTGAAGCAATGTTAGAATGTTTGGGTGTTACTGATAAGACTTATCCAAAAGATGACATAATATTTTCTGTAGGAAATGAAGTGACTTCTATTGGAATTATGCTTAAGGGAAGTGCACACATAATAAAAGAAGATATTGAAGGTAATAGAAATATTGTGGCTGAACTTTTACCTGGTGATTTATTTGGAGAGGTGTTTGCTTGCACTAGACTACATAAAAGTACTGTAACAGTAGTGACAACATCTTCATGTGAAGTTCTATTTATAAAGTTTAAAAGTGTGACTGGTATTTGCTCGTCTACATGTGAATTTCACAATAGACTTGTTGAAAATATGTTACAATTAATAGCTGAAAAAAATATTTTACTTCATAACAAAATAGAGTTGCTTTCTTGTAAAACAACTCGTGAAAAATTGCTCATGTACTTTTCAAATCAAATAGAGAGAACAGGTAACTATAAGTTTACAATCCCTTTTTCAAGAAATGAAATGGCTGACTTTTTATGTGTTGATAGAAGTTCTATGTCAAGAGAACTTGGAAAAATGAGAGATGAAGGTCTATTATCTTTTAACAAAAATAAGTTTGAAATCTTTTGTTTCCAAAATAAGTTTGATATTTAA
- a CDS encoding 4Fe-4S binding protein has protein sequence MIRKIIKINEEKCNGCGLCVEACHEEAIGMVNGKAKLLRDDYCDGLGDCLPTCPTNAISFENREAAEYDEEAVKANMEAKRAQKENLACGCPGSQSKSIKRQDLDTISTNNNIVMEAQESQLNQWPVQIKLVPANASYLKNASLLIAADCTAYAYGNFHNKFMKNKVTLIGCPKLDEVDYAEKLTEILRLNDIKNIVVTRMEVPCCGGIVNAVKTALQNSGKMIPWQVITISVDGKIVDGEI, from the coding sequence ATGATTAGAAAAATAATTAAAATTAATGAAGAAAAATGTAATGGTTGTGGATTATGTGTTGAAGCTTGTCATGAAGAAGCTATAGGTATGGTAAATGGAAAAGCAAAACTTTTAAGAGACGATTATTGCGATGGTTTAGGAGATTGTTTACCAACTTGTCCAACGAATGCAATTTCATTTGAAAATAGAGAGGCTGCAGAATATGATGAAGAAGCAGTAAAAGCAAATATGGAAGCAAAGAGAGCACAAAAAGAAAATTTAGCATGTGGATGTCCAGGTTCTCAGTCTAAGTCTATAAAAAGACAAGATTTAGATACTATATCTACAAATAACAATATAGTAATGGAGGCACAAGAGTCTCAGCTTAATCAGTGGCCAGTGCAAATAAAACTAGTACCTGCTAATGCATCATATTTAAAGAATGCAAGTCTTTTAATAGCAGCAGACTGTACAGCATATGCATATGGAAATTTCCATAATAAATTTATGAAAAATAAGGTTACATTAATTGGTTGCCCTAAACTTGATGAAGTTGATTATGCTGAAAAACTTACAGAAATTTTAAGATTAAATGATATTAAAAATATAGTGGTAACACGTATGGAGGTACCTTGTTGTGGTGGTATCGTAAATGCAGTTAAAACAGCCCTACAAAATAGTGGAAAGATGATACCATGGCAAGTAATTACTATATCTGTAGATGGGAAAATAGTAGATGGAGAAATCTAA
- the hcp gene encoding hydroxylamine reductase → MENMFCFQCEQTVGGKGCTINGACGKKGGTANLQDELTGVLIGLSRATVGNKNRPTRETDKVMIEGLFTTVTNVSFDDEAIKRQIEKTELAKSELVPRCSDCSTTCSRNDNYDMKNLWNDNEDIRSLKSLILFGLRGMAAYAYHAMVLGYTDKEVNDFFYEGLIAVGEDLSSDELLGFVMKTGEINLKCMELLDRANTETYGTPEPTQVPMKIEKGPFIVVTGHDLYDLHKLLEQTKDKGINIYTHGELLPAHAYPKLKEYKHLKGNFGTAWQNQQKEFDNIPAPILFTTNCLMPVKDSYRDRVFTTEVVAYPGMVHIGEDKDFSSVIEKALELGGYKEDMHMTGINGGDMLTTGFARGTVSSVQDTVVEAVKNGAIRHFLLVGGCDGAKPGRNYYTEFVKQAPEDTVILTLACGKYRFNDLNLGEIGGLPRLMDMGQCNDTYSAIQVAISLANAFECDVNELPLSIVLSWYEQKAVCVLLTLLYLGIKNIYIGPSLPAFLSENVLNILVEKFALTPISTPEEDMKKILG, encoded by the coding sequence ATGGAGAATATGTTTTGTTTTCAATGTGAACAGACAGTTGGTGGTAAAGGATGTACTATAAATGGAGCTTGTGGTAAAAAAGGGGGAACAGCTAATTTACAAGATGAACTTACAGGAGTATTAATTGGACTTTCAAGAGCAACTGTTGGAAATAAAAATAGACCAACAAGAGAAACAGATAAAGTTATGATAGAAGGATTGTTTACTACTGTAACAAATGTAAGTTTTGATGATGAAGCTATAAAAAGACAAATTGAAAAAACTGAACTAGCAAAAAGTGAACTTGTACCTAGATGTTCAGATTGCTCAACAACTTGTAGTAGAAATGATAACTATGATATGAAGAATTTATGGAATGATAATGAAGATATACGTTCATTAAAATCATTAATTTTATTTGGATTAAGAGGGATGGCTGCTTATGCTTATCATGCAATGGTACTTGGATATACAGATAAAGAAGTGAATGACTTTTTCTACGAAGGGTTAATAGCAGTTGGAGAAGACTTATCTAGTGATGAACTTTTAGGATTTGTAATGAAAACTGGGGAAATAAACTTAAAATGTATGGAATTACTTGATAGAGCAAATACCGAAACTTATGGAACACCAGAGCCAACTCAAGTACCTATGAAAATTGAAAAAGGTCCATTTATTGTAGTTACAGGGCATGACCTTTATGATTTACACAAATTGCTAGAGCAAACAAAAGATAAGGGAATAAACATATACACTCATGGAGAATTATTACCAGCACATGCATATCCAAAATTAAAAGAATATAAGCACTTAAAAGGAAATTTTGGTACAGCATGGCAAAATCAACAAAAAGAATTTGACAATATACCTGCTCCAATACTATTTACGACAAACTGTTTAATGCCTGTTAAGGATAGTTATAGAGATAGAGTATTTACTACAGAAGTGGTTGCTTATCCTGGTATGGTTCATATTGGAGAAGATAAAGATTTTTCTAGTGTAATAGAAAAAGCACTTGAACTTGGAGGATATAAAGAAGATATGCATATGACTGGAATAAATGGAGGTGATATGCTAACTACTGGTTTTGCAAGAGGAACAGTTTCATCTGTACAAGATACAGTAGTAGAAGCTGTAAAAAATGGTGCCATAAGACACTTTTTATTAGTTGGTGGTTGTGATGGTGCAAAACCTGGAAGAAATTATTATACTGAATTTGTAAAACAAGCTCCTGAAGACACTGTTATATTGACTCTTGCATGTGGAAAATATAGATTTAATGATTTAAATCTTGGAGAAATAGGTGGTTTACCACGTTTAATGGATATGGGACAATGTAATGATACTTACAGTGCAATTCAAGTGGCTATTTCATTGGCAAATGCTTTTGAATGTGATGTAAATGAATTACCTCTTAGCATAGTTCTATCATGGTATGAACAAAAAGCTGTTTGTGTACTTCTTACATTGCTTTACTTAGGTATAAAAAATATCTATATAGGACCTTCTTTACCAGCGTTCTTGTCTGAAAATGTATTGAATATATTGGTTGAGAAATTTGCTTTAACTCCTATATCTACTCCAGAAGAAGATATGAAAAAAATATTAGGATAA